In Aquimarina sp. TRL1, a single window of DNA contains:
- the mnmG gene encoding tRNA uridine-5-carboxymethylaminomethyl(34) synthesis enzyme MnmG: MFEREYDVIVVGGGHAGSEAAAAAANMGCKTLLITMNLQNIAQMSCNPAMGGIAKGQIVREIDALGGYSGIVSDRTAIQFKMLNKSKGPAMWSPRVQSDRMRFAEEWRNLLEQTENLDFYQEMVGGLVIEGNKIKGVKTSLGVEIKSKSVVLTNGTFLNGLIHIGEKQFGGGRAGEKAATGITEELVALGFESGRMKTGTPPRVDGRSLDFSKMIEQPGDEQPEKFSYSNMTSPLKKQRSCHMTYTSPLVHDLLREGFDRSPMFNGRIKSIGPRYCPSIEDKINRFADKDRHQIFVEPEGWNTVEMYINGFSTSLPEDVQFKALRSVEGFEKVKFFRPGYAIEYDYFPPTQLKHTLETKIIDGLYFAGQINGTTGYEEAASQGLIAGVNAALQVKEKEPFILKRSEAYIGVLIDDLITKGTEEPYRMFTSRAEYRTLLRQDNADFRLTPKSYDIGLATEQRLKRMEKKEKESSNLVSFFKETSISPKEANPVLEKKGSSPMSQSGKLFKLFARPQITLEDVITFEKVKEYINENNLEQEILEQAEIQVKYAGYIEKEKNNADKLNRLEDVRIPENFDYSKLKSLSFEAREKMSKIKPRTVSQASRISGVSPNDISVLLVYMGR; the protein is encoded by the coding sequence ATGTTTGAAAGAGAATATGATGTTATTGTAGTAGGAGGAGGGCATGCAGGTAGTGAAGCTGCGGCAGCTGCTGCGAATATGGGATGCAAAACATTGTTGATCACAATGAATTTGCAGAACATTGCTCAGATGAGTTGTAATCCAGCAATGGGTGGAATTGCAAAAGGACAAATAGTAAGAGAGATTGATGCTTTGGGTGGATATAGTGGAATTGTGAGTGACCGAACGGCTATTCAATTCAAAATGTTGAATAAATCAAAAGGACCTGCAATGTGGAGTCCAAGAGTTCAAAGCGATCGTATGAGGTTTGCCGAAGAATGGAGAAATCTTTTGGAACAAACAGAAAATCTTGATTTTTATCAAGAAATGGTAGGAGGATTGGTGATAGAAGGAAATAAAATTAAGGGAGTGAAAACATCATTGGGTGTTGAGATTAAAAGTAAGTCTGTTGTTTTGACTAATGGAACTTTTTTAAATGGTTTAATACATATTGGAGAAAAACAATTTGGAGGAGGAAGAGCAGGTGAAAAAGCAGCTACAGGAATAACAGAAGAATTGGTGGCTCTTGGTTTTGAATCTGGAAGAATGAAAACAGGAACACCACCTCGTGTAGATGGACGTTCTTTGGACTTTTCTAAAATGATAGAACAACCCGGAGATGAACAACCCGAAAAATTTAGTTATTCGAATATGACATCCCCTTTGAAAAAACAAAGGTCTTGTCATATGACGTATACATCTCCTTTAGTTCATGACTTATTAAGAGAAGGGTTCGACAGGTCTCCTATGTTTAATGGAAGAATAAAAAGTATAGGACCAAGATACTGTCCGTCGATAGAAGATAAAATTAATAGATTCGCGGATAAAGATCGTCATCAGATTTTTGTGGAACCGGAGGGATGGAATACAGTAGAAATGTATATTAATGGATTTTCTACTTCTTTACCAGAAGATGTTCAGTTTAAAGCACTACGTTCTGTAGAAGGTTTTGAAAAAGTAAAATTCTTTCGCCCTGGATATGCAATAGAATACGATTATTTTCCACCCACACAGTTAAAACATACACTTGAGACTAAAATTATAGACGGATTATATTTTGCAGGACAAATTAATGGTACTACAGGATATGAAGAAGCTGCTTCTCAAGGATTAATAGCTGGAGTTAATGCCGCATTACAAGTTAAAGAAAAGGAACCTTTTATTTTAAAAAGAAGCGAAGCTTATATTGGTGTACTGATAGATGATCTAATTACAAAAGGAACAGAAGAACCTTATAGAATGTTTACCTCTAGAGCAGAATATAGAACATTACTACGACAAGATAATGCTGATTTTAGATTAACACCAAAATCTTATGATATAGGATTAGCTACAGAGCAGCGATTAAAAAGAATGGAGAAAAAAGAAAAAGAATCTTCTAATCTTGTTTCCTTTTTTAAAGAAACAAGTATTTCTCCAAAAGAAGCAAATCCTGTATTAGAGAAAAAAGGATCTTCTCCGATGAGTCAAAGTGGTAAACTTTTTAAATTGTTTGCCAGACCACAAATTACTTTAGAGGATGTGATTACTTTTGAGAAAGTGAAAGAGTATATAAATGAAAATAATCTAGAACAAGAAATTTTAGAACAAGCAGAGATTCAGGTAAAATATGCGGGATATATTGAAAAAGAAAAAAATAATGCAGATAAATTGAATCGTTTAGAAGATGTTCGTATTCCAGAAAATTTTGATTATTCTAAGTTGAAGTCATTATCTTTTGAAGCGAGAGAAAAAATGTCGAAAATTAAACCTAGAACGGTATCTCAAGCATCGAGAATTAGTGGAGTCTCTCCTAATGATATTTCGGTATTATTAGTATATATGGGAAGGTAA
- the ybeY gene encoding rRNA maturation RNase YbeY, giving the protein MINFYYETRYNLENEERLKEWIKDVIISEEKSIGEISYILCNDEYLLDINQRFLEHDTYTDIISFDNSLGNQLSGDIFISTERVEENAKLFKVSNEEEMRRVLIHGVLHFCGYKDKTTKEEELMRKKEDEKLKMFHVER; this is encoded by the coding sequence ATGATTAATTTTTATTACGAAACTAGATATAATCTAGAGAATGAAGAACGTTTGAAAGAATGGATTAAAGATGTGATAATATCAGAAGAAAAAAGTATTGGTGAAATATCTTATATTTTATGTAATGATGAATATCTATTAGATATTAATCAACGTTTTTTAGAACATGATACGTATACGGATATTATTAGTTTTGATAACTCTTTAGGAAATCAACTAAGTGGAGATATTTTTATATCTACAGAAAGGGTAGAAGAAAATGCTAAATTATTTAAAGTATCTAATGAAGAAGAGATGCGTCGGGTATTGATTCATGGAGTGTTACATTTCTGTGGATACAAAGATAAAACGACAAAAGAAGAAGAACTAATGAGAAAGAAAGAAGACGAAAAACTTAAAATGTTCCACGTGGAACGTTGA
- a CDS encoding DUF4175 family protein: MSNFEIIKNKLEAFIRKFYVNELIKGSILFVSIGVLYLIVTLLIEYFLWLPSIGRSLLFWLFILVAIGLLVKFIIIPLFRLFRLTKGLNFLNASKMIGNHFPEVNDKLINLLQLNDDGNKSDLLAASIEQKSLELKPIPFKVAVDLKKNVSYAKYLLIPLALFLLVSFFGGIHWFSDSYTRVVNYQTAYVPPAPFEFFVVNEELNALENHDYVLKVKTVGDVIPENASIQFNDESYFLKSISAGSFEYKFTKPKNDITFSIEANGIHSKKYKLQVVPVPVLLSFDMVLDYPSYTKKKDEIIKSSGSAVIPEGTNVTWKINTRNVEKVNLKTIDTVISFKQNREQFEYTSRVFNNLDYLLSTSNANVSDYDNLSFLLKVIKDQYPEIKLQAKRDSLGSEKMFFKGTLNDDYGLHQLNLVYYNTKKPDSKNRIRIPISKNVYEEFIYVFPYNIELTDGIDYEFFFEVSDNDVLHGYKKTKSKVFNYRALTEDERKNKVLQEQNKAISGLNKSLKEFKNQENELKELSKLQKEKKKLDFNDQKKLENFLERQKKEEEMMMNFSKKLKESLEKHTSKKEEPFKDALKERLERNEQRLKKNEELIKKINELSDKIDKEKLTEKLEDLAKENKNIKRNLEQLLELTKRFYVKEKQEKIADDLQKLAEKQEKLATKNEDENTKEKQEEINKEFNEIEKELKDLKEQNEDLKKPMDVGANEKDKQDIKEQQKQASDNLEKEKTSDAKKNQKSAAQKMKEMSDKMKMQMSANGEIEMMEDEEMLRQILDNLVDFSIEQEDLMNDFKNIKIDNPIYSSNLKYQSVLRENFLHIDDSIYALALRTPKITEDITDKLTEIEYNIENALKKLSDNQLFPATSNQQYTVKGANDLAYQLSRILGQMQNATPSSGSGKSGKNEFQLPDIIKKQGELNQKMEEGMKKGESQGKGSKGEKENGEKKNTSKEGEKEGENDNGKKKGKGKKDGNNNEGGNGDEQRNEQLQREELDGELFEIYKQQLELRNKLQDKIEEIGLGNKKSKNLLNRMKQVERDLLDKGFDKETLKRMVNLKHELFKLKEASFQQGEDSKRQSETNKKEFDQDNPSILNDAKQYFNTTEILNRQVLPLRQKYKGKVQQYFKEKND; the protein is encoded by the coding sequence ATGAGTAATTTTGAAATTATAAAGAATAAATTAGAAGCTTTTATTAGAAAATTTTATGTCAATGAATTAATAAAAGGAAGTATTTTATTCGTTTCGATTGGTGTATTATATCTGATCGTTACATTGTTGATTGAATATTTTTTGTGGTTGCCTTCTATTGGTAGAAGTCTATTGTTTTGGTTATTTATTCTTGTAGCTATAGGATTGCTGGTTAAGTTTATAATCATACCATTATTCAGATTATTTAGACTTACCAAAGGACTGAATTTTTTGAATGCTTCAAAGATGATAGGGAATCATTTTCCGGAAGTAAATGATAAACTAATTAATTTATTACAATTAAATGATGATGGTAATAAATCAGATTTATTAGCAGCGAGTATAGAACAAAAATCTTTAGAGTTAAAACCAATTCCTTTTAAAGTAGCAGTTGATCTTAAGAAAAATGTGTCTTATGCTAAGTATTTATTGATTCCACTTGCTCTTTTTTTACTAGTATCTTTTTTTGGAGGAATTCATTGGTTTTCGGATAGCTATACTAGAGTTGTTAATTATCAAACTGCTTATGTACCTCCGGCACCTTTCGAATTTTTTGTAGTTAATGAGGAATTGAATGCTTTAGAAAATCATGATTATGTATTAAAAGTAAAAACTGTAGGAGATGTTATTCCAGAAAATGCTAGTATACAATTTAATGATGAAAGTTATTTTTTGAAAAGTATAAGCGCAGGTTCTTTTGAATATAAGTTTACAAAACCTAAGAACGATATCACTTTTAGTATAGAAGCAAATGGTATTCATTCTAAAAAATATAAACTACAAGTAGTTCCTGTTCCTGTGTTATTGAGTTTTGATATGGTATTAGATTACCCTTCATACACAAAAAAGAAAGACGAGATTATTAAGAGTTCAGGTAGTGCAGTGATCCCAGAAGGGACGAATGTAACTTGGAAGATTAATACAAGAAATGTAGAAAAGGTAAACTTAAAAACAATAGATACTGTAATATCTTTTAAGCAAAATAGAGAACAATTTGAATACACATCAAGAGTGTTTAATAATCTTGACTATTTACTTTCTACCTCTAATGCTAATGTGAGTGATTATGATAATTTATCTTTTTTATTGAAAGTAATAAAAGATCAATATCCGGAGATTAAATTACAAGCAAAAAGAGATTCATTGGGTTCTGAGAAAATGTTTTTTAAAGGAACACTTAATGATGATTATGGATTGCATCAATTAAATTTAGTGTATTATAACACAAAGAAACCAGACAGTAAAAATCGTATACGGATCCCTATTTCTAAAAATGTATACGAGGAATTCATTTATGTATTTCCTTATAATATCGAACTTACGGATGGAATAGATTATGAGTTTTTCTTTGAGGTTTCCGATAATGATGTATTGCATGGATATAAGAAAACAAAGAGTAAAGTATTTAATTATCGTGCATTGACAGAAGACGAAAGGAAAAATAAAGTATTGCAAGAGCAGAACAAAGCGATTTCAGGATTAAATAAATCTTTAAAGGAATTCAAAAACCAGGAGAATGAATTAAAAGAGCTTAGTAAATTACAAAAAGAGAAGAAGAAATTAGACTTTAACGATCAGAAAAAATTAGAGAATTTTTTAGAAAGACAAAAGAAAGAGGAAGAAATGATGATGAATTTTTCTAAAAAATTAAAAGAAAGTTTAGAAAAACATACATCAAAAAAAGAAGAACCTTTTAAAGATGCTTTAAAAGAACGCTTGGAAAGAAATGAACAACGGTTAAAGAAGAATGAAGAGCTTATAAAAAAGATTAATGAGTTATCAGATAAAATAGATAAAGAAAAACTAACCGAAAAGTTAGAGGATCTTGCTAAGGAAAATAAGAATATAAAAAGAAATTTAGAACAATTATTAGAGCTTACAAAACGGTTTTACGTAAAAGAAAAACAGGAAAAGATAGCAGATGACCTACAGAAGTTAGCAGAGAAACAAGAAAAATTGGCTACTAAAAATGAAGATGAAAACACTAAAGAGAAACAGGAAGAAATAAATAAAGAATTTAATGAAATAGAAAAAGAGCTAAAAGATCTTAAAGAACAAAATGAAGATTTGAAAAAACCAATGGATGTGGGAGCAAATGAAAAGGATAAGCAAGATATAAAAGAACAACAAAAGCAAGCTTCTGACAATTTAGAAAAAGAGAAAACTTCTGATGCAAAGAAAAATCAAAAATCTGCTGCTCAAAAGATGAAAGAAATGAGTGATAAAATGAAGATGCAGATGAGTGCAAATGGAGAAATAGAGATGATGGAAGATGAAGAAATGTTGCGTCAGATTCTTGATAACCTCGTTGATTTTTCAATAGAGCAAGAAGATCTGATGAACGATTTTAAAAATATTAAAATTGATAATCCTATATATTCAAGTAATCTTAAATATCAAAGTGTTTTGAGAGAAAACTTTTTACATATAGATGATAGTATTTATGCCTTAGCTTTGAGAACACCTAAAATTACAGAAGATATAACCGATAAATTGACAGAGATAGAATATAATATAGAAAATGCCTTAAAGAAATTATCCGATAATCAATTATTTCCTGCAACTTCTAATCAGCAATACACGGTAAAAGGAGCTAATGATTTAGCATATCAATTAAGTAGAATTTTAGGACAAATGCAAAATGCTACACCTTCTAGTGGAAGTGGTAAAAGCGGAAAGAATGAATTTCAATTACCAGATATTATAAAGAAACAAGGAGAGCTGAATCAAAAGATGGAAGAAGGAATGAAAAAAGGGGAAAGCCAAGGAAAAGGAAGTAAAGGAGAAAAAGAAAATGGTGAAAAGAAAAATACAAGTAAAGAAGGTGAGAAGGAAGGAGAGAATGATAACGGAAAAAAGAAAGGGAAAGGAAAGAAAGATGGTAATAATAATGAAGGAGGAAATGGAGATGAACAAAGAAACGAACAATTGCAAAGAGAAGAATTAGATGGAGAATTGTTTGAAATTTATAAACAACAATTAGAGTTAAGAAATAAATTACAGGATAAGATTGAAGAGATCGGCTTAGGAAATAAGAAGTCTAAAAATTTGCTTAATAGAATGAAACAAGTAGAAAGGGATCTTTTAGACAAAGGTTTCGATAAAGAGACATTAAAGAGAATGGTAAACTTAAAACATGAACTGTTTAAATTAAAAGAAGCAAGTTTTCAGCAAGGAGAAGATTCTAAAAGACAAAGTGAAACAAACAAAAAAGAATTCGATCAAGATAATCCGAGTATATTAAACGATGCAAAACAATATTTTAATACTACTGAAATTTTAAACAGACAAGTATTACCTTTGCGGCAAAAATACAAAGGAAAAGTTCAGCAATATTTTAAAGAGAAGAATGATTAA
- a CDS encoding class I SAM-dependent methyltransferase — protein MMSNIDKNSFHIRCIDHTITKEEFELHFYKKYEILETKPKSCIEELDKYYESEDYISHTDSKRSVFEKIYQVVKKYAINKKVSLITSLHKGTGNLLDIGAGTGDFLFHAKKNSWKISGVEPNDNARKLAASKNIDLDTNTSIYNDHSFDVITMWHVLEHVPDIEKQIKELKRLLTHTGKLVIAVPNFKSYDAQFYKEFWAAYDVPRHLWHFSKNGIKNIFEEQDFVLEQILPMKFDAYYVSLLSEKYKNQKMNFFRAFWIGFLSNIKGRRSQEFSSHIYVFSKK, from the coding sequence ATGATGAGTAATATAGATAAAAATAGTTTTCATATCCGTTGTATAGATCATACCATAACAAAAGAGGAATTTGAATTACATTTTTATAAAAAATATGAAATATTAGAAACCAAACCCAAATCTTGTATAGAGGAATTGGATAAATATTATGAAAGTGAAGATTATATTTCTCATACCGATTCAAAACGATCTGTTTTTGAAAAAATATATCAGGTAGTAAAGAAATATGCTATTAATAAGAAAGTATCCCTTATTACTAGTTTACATAAGGGAACTGGAAACCTTTTGGATATAGGAGCAGGAACAGGGGATTTTTTATTCCATGCAAAGAAAAACTCTTGGAAGATAAGTGGAGTAGAGCCTAATGATAATGCACGAAAATTAGCAGCATCAAAAAACATAGATCTAGATACTAATACAAGTATATATAATGATCATAGTTTTGATGTAATAACAATGTGGCATGTTTTGGAACATGTACCGGATATAGAAAAACAAATAAAAGAATTAAAACGATTGCTTACTCATACAGGTAAATTAGTAATCGCAGTACCGAATTTTAAATCATATGATGCACAATTTTATAAAGAGTTTTGGGCAGCATATGATGTTCCAAGACATTTATGGCATTTTTCAAAAAATGGAATAAAAAATATTTTTGAGGAACAGGATTTTGTTTTGGAACAAATCTTACCTATGAAATTTGATGCATATTATGTTTCCCTTTTATCAGAGAAATATAAGAATCAAAAAATGAATTTTTTTAGAGCTTTTTGGATTGGTTTTCTTTCGAATATAAAAGGAAGACGTTCTCAGGAGTTTTCTTCCCATATATATGTGTTTTCTAAAAAGTAA
- a CDS encoding OmpH family outer membrane protein: protein MKKCIWIAAAFLTLASCNQPAEKTGYVNNTKVVSDYKEMKEAQDKWTKKNDEVRAELEAKAKQFQTEVQGYQNIMKSMSAANRQKKEQELMTKQQQLQQEQQLKMQEIQKGSQAEIDSIITKVKGFIKEYGKKNQYTYIYGDTEGANILYAKEALDITDDILKELNGEEKTSDSKE, encoded by the coding sequence ATGAAAAAGTGTATATGGATTGCAGCTGCTTTTCTTACGTTAGCATCATGTAATCAGCCAGCTGAGAAAACAGGATATGTAAATAACACAAAAGTAGTTTCTGATTACAAAGAAATGAAAGAAGCTCAGGATAAGTGGACAAAAAAGAATGATGAAGTAAGAGCTGAGCTAGAAGCTAAAGCAAAGCAATTTCAAACAGAAGTTCAAGGTTATCAAAACATAATGAAGTCTATGTCTGCTGCGAATAGACAAAAGAAAGAGCAGGAGCTGATGACAAAACAGCAACAACTTCAGCAAGAACAACAATTGAAGATGCAGGAAATTCAAAAAGGAAGTCAGGCAGAAATTGATTCTATTATCACCAAGGTAAAAGGTTTTATCAAGGAGTATGGAAAGAAGAATCAATACACCTACATTTATGGTGATACAGAAGGGGCTAATATTTTATATGCCAAAGAAGCATTAGATATTACAGACGATATCCTGAAAGAACTTAATGGAGAAGAGAAAACATCTGATTCTAAAGAATAA